ATTATAGGGATGGTATTGCCCGACCTGGTTAAGAACGCGAGAAAAGATTGGTGTATTCGACCCGAAAAACACCAATACCTCTTTACAGCCGACAAGAAGTTAAATTGTATTCTCGAGGGCTGGAAACGACATCTCGAAGTTGACCGCTACTTCCATTCATCCGACTTCTTTCATTTCCACACTCAAAAAATCAAGGCGCTTATAGGGCCTTTTTTAATAAATGCAGAAGTTCGCCCTTCATTCGTTGCACATATTGCTCTTGAGCTGATGCTCGACAGTCTTCTTCTCAAAGAGCGTGTTGTTGGCACTAATCAGTTTTATAAATATCTCTCCGAAGCAGACGTTCCGTCGACCAAAATCTTCCTGGAGTTAAACGGTATTTCTGATACAACACAGTTCTTCACTTTCCTTGACGAGTTTATCAGTTCTGCTTACCTTAACCAATACAACGATTCCGGGCACATTATATACGCAATAGGTCGTATTTGTATGCGTCTCTGGACTGGTCCTTTTTCCGACACTCAAAAACTTCAGCTGACGGCCGTTTTGTTGCCCTATATGGAAAAGCTTGAAAAAGAATATATGGAGATTTTTGATCAGATCGAAAGACGGCTCAATCCGTATACCTGATCTTCACAACGATCTTTTTTACTGCATTGTCTTCATCTACCTTAATATTGGGACGGTGAGCATCCCCCGGAAAAAAAAGAAAGAATGTATCAGGCCTCGTAAGGTAAAATTTCCCCTCGGCATCATAAATCGCCACGTCTTTTTTCTCATTATAAGGATCTATAACGCGTGCTTTAGATACAGGGGCAACTCCCATTTTCTCGGTACCTTTATAGGTATACTGCAGGTCTATTGTATGCCGATGGGCTTCCCATTTCGTATTTTCAAAATCACGCATCGGCCCCACTGTTACGTTAACATATACATTGTTGCCATCAAGGGGGTATTTTCCCGGAGCGATTTTATCAAAGTCCGTTTCCTTTAGAAACTTAAAAGCGCTGTCCCACCAGGCTTTATTCTTATTATACTGGCTTTCAAACTCATGACGATTAACAGACACATGGGGATAGAGCTTCATGCCATTATACCACTTGCCATGCATGAACCATTTTTCAGTCCGACGCACCGATGAGCACGCGCTTAACATCATGGCGACGCAAAAAAACAATATACCTTGTTGCAAAAAATACCTTTTCATTTGAGAGCAATATTAGTGATTTTACAACAGGATCGGATGAACCATGTACATTGATTTTGAAAAAGTCTTATCTTCGTTCCCATGCCGCTTTTTGAGATTAAAGAACGAATGGATGCACTGGTTAAGGAACTGAACCAGCACAATTATAACTATTATGTACTAGCTCAGCCAACAATATCAGACTACGATTTCGATAAAAAGCTTGAAGAGCTTTCGGAACTGGAAAAACAGTATCCCGAGCTGCAGGACCCCGACTCTCCAACACAGAAAGTGGGAGGAGAAATTACAAAAGAATTCAAAACAGTGAAGCATAAATGGCCGATGCTTTCACTGGGAAACACATACAGCGAACAGGATTTGCGCGAGTTTGACGAAAGAATCCGAAAATCAATAGGAAGCGACTTTGAGTATGTCTGCGAACTGAAGTTCGACGGACTTTCCATGAGCCTTACGTATGAAGACGGCAAACTATTAAGGGCAGTAACTCGTGGCGATGGAACGCAGGGCGACGACGTTACAACCAATATCCGAACAATTAAACGAATTCCTGGAAAACTAAAAGGCGAGGGATATCCAGATAATTTCGAAATAAGAGGAGAGGTATTTATGCACCGGGCGGCTTTCGAAAGACTTAACTCTGAACGAATGAAAAACGACGAAGTTCCTTATGCGAATCCACGTAATTTTGCAGCAGGAACCGTCAAGTTACAGGATTCGGGAGAGGTAGCACGGCGACCACTGGATTGTTTCCTGTATTTTCTTTACACAGACAGAAGGCTTTACCGTACTCATTGGGATAGCCTCAATGCGGTTAAAGAATGGGGATTCCACGTCTGCGAACACAACAAGCTTTGCCGCAATATCGATGAGGTTCTTCAATTTATTCATTATTGGAGTGAGAATCGCTTTAACCTCAGCTATGATATAGATGGCATCGTATTAAAGGTAAACAGTTATGCTCAGCAGGATGAACTGGGCTTTACAGCTAAATCCCCCAGATGGGCCATTGCGTATAAATATAAAGCAGAAGAAGCAGAAACGATTCTTGAGAGTGTCAGCTACCAGGTGGGGCGTACCGGCGCTGTAACACCTGTTGCTAACTTAAAACCCGTTTTGCTTGCAGGCACCAGGGTAAAAAGAGCAACCCTTCATAATGCCAACGAAATAAGTCGGCTTGACCTTCATGAAGGCGATGCCGTGTTTGTCGAAAAGGGCGGCGAAATTATTCCTAAGATCACTTCTGTTAATACCATAAAAAGGCAATCGGGGAGCAAAAAAATCATTTACCCTGATATTTGTCCTGAATGTGGCAGTAATTTGATCCGAAGAGAAGGAGAAGCCGTTCACTATTGCCCCAACGATGAAGCATGCCCTCCTCAAATCACAGGAAAGATCCAGCACTTTATCAGCAGGAAGGCAATGAATATTGAAGGCATGGGTAGCGAAACGGTAGAAACGCTCTACAGGAAAGGACTCATAGAACATATAAGCGACTTATATTTGCTTCATGAAAAAGCCGACGCCTTAAAAGAGATGGACCGCTTTGGCGAGAAGTCTATCAGCAACATGCTCGAGGGAATCGAACGCTCTAAACAAATGCCCTTTGAAAAAGTACTTTTCGGTCTAGGGATCCGGTATATAGGTGAAACCGTAGCGCGGAAAATAGCAGCTTATTTCAAGAATATAGACAGCCTGATGAGTGCTACTTATGATGAACTTATTTCAGTAGATGAAATCGGCGAACGAATAGCTGAAAGTATTATTGCATACTTTAAAGACCCCAGACACCTCCAACAAATTGAAAAACTCCGGACTGCGGGCCTGCAGTTTGAAGCAGAGGAAAAAGTGGTACTGCTGGCAGGCAATAATCTGGAGGGAAAAACATTTATCATCTCCGGTGTATTCGAAAACTTTAGCCGGGACGAACTTACAGCGTTAATAGAATCAAACGGGGGGAAAATACTTAGCAGCATCTCCGGAAAACTAAATTATCTCGTAGCTGGTGATAACATGGGACCTTCAAAGCTTGAAAAAGCTAAAAAATTAAACATACCTGTCATCACCGACACGGAGCTTCTAAGTATGATAAGCAAATAACACGGTAACAATCAGGAATACGAAGAGAATCAGTAACGAAATCGGACAGGAAAAGCTATTAAATAGCAGAAAAATTAAGAAATAGCACTAAATTCGCGTCCGGCTTTATAAAGCTAAAGAGAACAGAGGATAATGAATAAATTTTACGGAACCGGGGTAGCAATGATAACCCCGTTCAATGCAGATGGATCCATTGATTTTGATGGATTAAAAAACCTGATAAATTTTCAGATTGAAGGAGGTGTAGAATACCTGGTATCGCTGGGTACAACAGGAGAATCAGCTACTTTAAGCAAGGATGAAAAAAAGGCGGTCTGGGAGTTTACGGCAGAAACAGTAGCAGGAAGAGTTCCGTTGGTTGCCGGCATTGGTGGGAATGCTACTTCCGAAGTTACCGAAAGCATAAAAAAGTTTAACACTCAGGGTTACGATGCGATCCTTTCGGTTAGCCCTTACTATAACAAACCCATTCAGGAAGGCATATATCAGCACTATAAGGCAATAGCAGAAGTATCGCCTTTGCCAGTGATCCTTTATAATGTTCCGGGGCGTACCGGCAGTAATATTGCTGCGGATACAACTCTTCGTCTCGCCTCTGATTTCAAGAACATCATCGCTATAAAAGAAGCTTCAGGCAATTTCGAACAGTTTAATATTGTGCTGAGAGACAAACCTGAGGACTTTCTGTTCATCTCGGGCGACGATCCTTTAACTCTTCCACTCATCGCATTGGGGGCAGCAGGAGTAATATCGGTAGCAGGAAACGCGCTTCCGGGTCTATGTTCTAGCATGGTCCGCTTATGCCTTCAAAAAAAGTTTGATGAAGCGTTGCCTATCCATTTCAGGCTTACGAATTTCCTTAAGCTCCTTTTCTGCGACGGTAGCCCCGGCGGAATCAAAGCGGCGTTAAAGCATCTGAATATTTGTTCAGATACACTAAGGTTACCACTCGTTGGTGTCGGTGAGGCCACCAGGGAAAAGATAACACAGGAACTGGAAAAATTGAAATAAAAAACCCCGGGGGATTTTTAATCAGCCGGGGGAAAATTTCTTGAAGGAAACGAATGCTATTTACTGTTTTTCGATTCCTGAATCTCTAAACGAATTGCCTGAGCCAGGTTTTTTACATCCTGTAAACCTTTTCTTACCCTTGTTCCTGCAGCACTATTTCCTTTATTGTAAAATTTGTCTGCATCAGCTTCAATACCTGAAATGAGGTTTTTCAGCTCGGTAAATCTTTCATAATTTGCCATTGTAATGTTAGTTTAGTTTTATTTTTTTGTTAAGCTTAGGCTAATGTAAATGGCTTTTTTGACAAAAAAAAATATTTTATTAAAAAAAGAGAAGGGCTTAAGTTATATTTTAGAGGTTGTGAGTTAATGAGTTATGAAAGAAACAATAATCCCCCATAACTCATTAATCATATTTTATAACTTTTTTACGCTGTTACAACGCTTTGTTCTTTGTAATAACCACTCTTAAGCTTCTCGAAAACTTTAGAGAATGCATCCAGAGTGACCTGAACATCTTCAAGCGTATGTGCCGCTGTTGGAATAATACGAAGTTCTATCAGCCCTTTAGGAATGACGGGATAAACAACTATCGAACAAAAAATGCCGTAATTCTCGCGGAGATCCATCGTTATAGCGGTAGCCTCGTTCAGTTCACCCTGAAGGAATACGGGAGTTACCATGGTATTCGTTACACCTAAATTGAATCCCCTTTCGCGTAATCCATTTTGAAGCGACGTTGCGATGTTCCACAATTTCTCGCGCAATTCCGGACAACCTTTAAGCAATTCCAGGCGCTTCTTTAAACCCAGCACCATCGGCATTGGAAGAGCTTTAGCAAATGTCTGAGACCGCATATTATAACGCAGGTAATTAACAATTTCTTCTGTTGAAGCAACAAATGCTCCAATTCCTGCCATCGATTTAGCAAATGTTCCAAAATAGATATCTATTCCTTCGATACAGTCCTGTGCTTCATGAGTGCCTGCACCAGTCTTTCCCATTGTGCCAAAACCGTGTGCATCATCAATGAGCAGGCGGAACTTAAACTCGTCTTTTAAAGCAACGATCTCTTTAAGTTTTCCCTGTGCACCCGACATTCCAAACACGCCTTCGGTAATTACAAGGATACCACCACCCGTTTGCTCAGCTAGCCGTGTAGCCCGTTCCAACTGCTTTCTGCAGCTGTCCATGTCATTGTGCTGAAAAACAAAGCGTTTACCCATATGCAACCGCACCCCATCAATAATACATGCGTGTGATTCCGCATCATAAACGATCACGTCATTTCTGTCAACTAAAGTATCAATAATAGATACCATACCCTGGTAGCCGTAATTCAGAAGAAAAGCATCGTGCTTTCCTACAAATTCTGCCAGATCTTTCTCCAGTGACTCGTGATGATTGGAATTTCCTGACATCATTCTGGCGCCCATAGGATAGGCCATTCCAAATTCTGCCGCTGCTTTGGCATCAGCCTCGCGAACTTCGGGATGATTCGCTAAGCCAAGATAATTATTCAGACTCCAGACAAGATGGTCTTTCCCTCTAAACTTCATATGAGGTGCAATTTCACCTTCAAGTTTAGGAAATGCAAAATACCCATGTGCCATCTTCTGATGCTGGCCCAAGGGGCCCATATTTTTTGAGATTTTATCAAATAAATCCAATGTTCTAGTATTTAAGTTATTACTCGGATTAAACGCGTAAAGTTAATAATTTTAAAAAGGTCTGCCAGCAATATATACACCTTATTCTGCTTTATGTTTATAAGCTCTGCTTCAAAACAGTTTCTAAACAAAAAAAGCCCTTACGTTTCCGCAAAGGCTCTTTCTGTTCGAGTGTATTCTAATCTACATTGTCATGCAGAAATGAATTGTTGGGTCTTATTTCTGTTATTCCCTCTTCATTGGAAAGCGTGAAACGCGATATTTGAGATTCCGAAGAGTGAGGAACCTGCTGAAGCGCCATTTGTTTTCTCTTATATGCAGGTTCGTTTTCTAATTCCTGTAGTCCATTCGCAGTACGAAGCTTCATGCTAAGATCTTTCAAACGAAGGATCCGCTCCCGCGATTTGCGCAGCTGCTCTTCTATCGATTCATCCGTCTTATCTTCGTCAGGATTATATACTTCTGTTTCTTCCGTATCAACCGGGTGAACGTCTACGGCATTCTGAGGGAGTTCTTCTGTAACCGGCTCATTAAACTGAAACTCCGATTCAGCTATCTTTAAACCAAATTCGAAAGTTGGTTCCGGCTTAACAGGCTCTTCATCCTGTAAAGTATGCCTGATAACTTTTGGTTCTGAAGGTTTCTTTTCTTCTGCCTTCTTTTGAAAAAGTCCGCCAAAAAGATCTGCCTGAACCTGGGCTGAGTATTTAGGCGTTGTATCTTCTGCTGTTTCCTCCACTTCCAACTCAGGCTCTTCTTCAATGAAAGCATTGACCGGCTTCACCATAGGAGCATTCTCAGGAGTCAGCATTGAGACCTTCTTCTGATTGCTCTTTTCGAGAGCCCGTTCCTCTTTTGTCTGGAAACCAGTAGCTATTATCGTCACGGAAAGTTTCTCTCCCAACGACTCATCCATACAGTTACCCCAGATTAAATCGGCGGCAAGCCCGGCTTCTTCCTGGATATAATCAGTAATTATACTTACTTCATCCATGGAGACCTCTCTGGATCCCGAACTGATATTTAACAGAATGTATCTGGCCCCCTCTATCTCGTTATCCTTTAATAAAGGAGATGCAAGAGCACCTTCTACTGCACGCAACGCCCGACTTTCTCCTTCTGCCGAATAACTACCCATAATAGCGACACCGCTATTATTCATCACTGTCCGAACATCTTTAAAGTCAACATTGATATAACCCGGTATAGTAATAATCTCCGCTATACCTTTAGCCGCTGTCGTCAATATATTATCAGCCTGTGCAAATGCTGCACTGAGGGTCAGATTACCAAAAATCTCACGAAGACGATCATTTGAAATTACAAGATATGAATCAACATATTTCTTAAACTCTTCAAGACCTTCTTCCGCCTGCATCTTCCGTCGTTTACCTTCGAAAGAAAAAGGCGTCGTTATAATTCCTACAGTCAGAATGTCAAGTTCCTTTGCTGCTTTCGCGATAATCGGACTTGCTCCTGTACCGGTACCACCACCCATTCCTGCTGTAATAAAAAGCATCTTTGTGGTGCTTCCCAGCATCCGTTTCACATCCTCTATATTCTCGATAGCAGAGTTCTTCCCTACTTCAGGTATAGAACCTGCACCCATTCCTTCCGTAAGACTAGCACCCAACTGAACTTTGTTCGGAATAGGGCTTAACTCCAGTGCCTGGGCGTCTGTATTGCAGATAATAAAGTCTACACCAGTAATTCCCTGCCTGTACATATGATTTACGGCATTCCCACCGCCGCCGCCAACACCAATTACTTTGATAATTGATGATTTCTCTTTTAACATTTCAAACTGCATATCGCTATTAATCAATCAAGTAGATTTGAAGTTATGATACCCTGTTACTTGTTGTAATATTAACTATTTTTACACATAAGTTTTCCACACATGTTGAGAATGTGGAAAACTCTTCAATTGTGGAAAAATCACTTAATATAGTCCTCGTCTTTAATATCGTCCTTTATAAACCGCGCTCCTGTTTGCAGTAATTTATCAAATAAACCGAATGACTTCTTTGCTTTTTCAGGCGCAGGTTTCTCTACGTATACACCCGGCTGCTTCAGCATTTCTTCCATTTCTTCTGCCTTACAAATTCCCTTGATCAGCAAACCAATACCTGTGGCGTATAAAGGACTTTTCAGGTCGTCGTAAATATTCTTCGGCAACACCTCGTTCTTTGCAAGATGCTCATTCGGATAACCTACCCGGCAATCGAGCCCGGTTACATATTCTACCAGCTGAGGAAGATGCTTAAGCTGAGCTCCCCCGCCCGTGATAACAATACCGGCAATCAAACGCTTTTCGTATCCCGAAGCTTTTATTTCATAGTAAACATGTTCAATGATCTCTTCCATCCGCGCCTGAATCACATAGGCAAGGTTCTTTACGGATATCTCCTTAGGCTCGCGGCCTCGTAAACCGGGAACACAGATGATTTCGTTCTCCTTGTTTTCATCAGCCAGTGCAGAACCAAACCGTGTTTTCAAAAGCTCCGCCTGATTCCTCATTACGGAACAACCTTCCCTGATATCTTCAGTAACGCTGTTTCCGCCGAATGGTATTACCGCGGTATGGCGGATAATCCCCTCATGGAAGATAGCAATGTCTGTAGTTCCACCACCTATATCCACAAGCACAACGCCAGCTTCTTTCTCTTCCTCACTTAAAACCGATTCTGAAGAAGCCAGAGGTTCAAGTATTAGCTCCTGCGTTTCCAGTCCGGCATTTCTCACACACTTCAGGATATTTTTCACCGCACTCACATGACCAGAGATGATGTGAAAATTCGCTTCCAGACGAACCCCTGCCATACCGATCGGATCTTTGATCCCCGGCTCGTTGTCGACGGTAAATTCCTGTGGCAACACATGAATGATCTCTTCTCCCGGCGGCATAACCAGCTTATACATATCTTCAATCAGCTTGTCAATATCTTTCCGCTGTATTTCATTCTGAAGATCTTTCCGCGTAAAGATCCCCCGATGCTGGAGGCTTTTTATATGCTGCCCGGCAATCCCGACATTCACGATCTTAATATCAACGTTCGACTGCGAACTGGCGTCCTCTACTGCCTGAAGGATTCCCTGAACCGTCTTTTGTATATTAGATACCACCCCGCGTGTTACTCCTGCAGATTCAGTTTTTCCAATACCCAATATTTCTATTTTCCTGTGCCCGCTTCTCCGGCCAACTATCACACAAATTTTTGTAGTTCCTATATCTAAACCTACGACGATAGGAGAACTCTTTGATAATGTAGAAGTACCTTTTTCCATAACTTAAGGTGTTGTTTTTTTGTTTAATTTATCCTAATATTTTGTTGTATCACGGGAAGAACTATCTGTAGTCACCGGCGCCAGATTCGTGCTGTCCCTTATATTTTTCTCGCAAACTATCTGATTGGTATATTTAATATTTATTGTTTTATACGCATCCCAGCCAACCGCCGGTATGGCCTTTTTATAAAAAATCAATAAATTATTGAGTCTTACCTCCAGAGAATCGGCATTTCCCAACACGATCCGGTGATCCCCCACGCGTGGTATTAATACAATTTCCTTTTGCTCATTAACATACATCTGCTCAATTTGCTCCTTCCATAAGGTGTCTCTCTCCATATATGAAGCGGTCTTATAAAGATCTTTTGCAACTGTCGTTTTCAACGAGTCAACAGAACCGTTAAAACTCTCCATTATAAATCCATTCGCCACCAGAACATGCGGCGTATAGCTTGAAGAGTACGGTATTTTAAATCCATCTTTATCGACATAAAAATCCTGATTTGTAAAATTAATGATCCGTAACACAGGCTCTCTCTGTTCAATTTCAAGGTGCAC
The window above is part of the Arcticibacter tournemirensis genome. Proteins encoded here:
- a CDS encoding YhcH/YjgK/YiaL family protein yields the protein MKRYFLQQGILFFCVAMMLSACSSVRRTEKWFMHGKWYNGMKLYPHVSVNRHEFESQYNKNKAWWDSAFKFLKETDFDKIAPGKYPLDGNNVYVNVTVGPMRDFENTKWEAHRHTIDLQYTYKGTEKMGVAPVSKARVIDPYNEKKDVAIYDAEGKFYLTRPDTFFLFFPGDAHRPNIKVDEDNAVKKIVVKIRYTD
- the ligA gene encoding NAD-dependent DNA ligase LigA, yielding MPLFEIKERMDALVKELNQHNYNYYVLAQPTISDYDFDKKLEELSELEKQYPELQDPDSPTQKVGGEITKEFKTVKHKWPMLSLGNTYSEQDLREFDERIRKSIGSDFEYVCELKFDGLSMSLTYEDGKLLRAVTRGDGTQGDDVTTNIRTIKRIPGKLKGEGYPDNFEIRGEVFMHRAAFERLNSERMKNDEVPYANPRNFAAGTVKLQDSGEVARRPLDCFLYFLYTDRRLYRTHWDSLNAVKEWGFHVCEHNKLCRNIDEVLQFIHYWSENRFNLSYDIDGIVLKVNSYAQQDELGFTAKSPRWAIAYKYKAEEAETILESVSYQVGRTGAVTPVANLKPVLLAGTRVKRATLHNANEISRLDLHEGDAVFVEKGGEIIPKITSVNTIKRQSGSKKIIYPDICPECGSNLIRREGEAVHYCPNDEACPPQITGKIQHFISRKAMNIEGMGSETVETLYRKGLIEHISDLYLLHEKADALKEMDRFGEKSISNMLEGIERSKQMPFEKVLFGLGIRYIGETVARKIAAYFKNIDSLMSATYDELISVDEIGERIAESIIAYFKDPRHLQQIEKLRTAGLQFEAEEKVVLLAGNNLEGKTFIISGVFENFSRDELTALIESNGGKILSSISGKLNYLVAGDNMGPSKLEKAKKLNIPVITDTELLSMISK
- the dapA gene encoding 4-hydroxy-tetrahydrodipicolinate synthase; its protein translation is MNKFYGTGVAMITPFNADGSIDFDGLKNLINFQIEGGVEYLVSLGTTGESATLSKDEKKAVWEFTAETVAGRVPLVAGIGGNATSEVTESIKKFNTQGYDAILSVSPYYNKPIQEGIYQHYKAIAEVSPLPVILYNVPGRTGSNIAADTTLRLASDFKNIIAIKEASGNFEQFNIVLRDKPEDFLFISGDDPLTLPLIALGAAGVISVAGNALPGLCSSMVRLCLQKKFDEALPIHFRLTNFLKLLFCDGSPGGIKAALKHLNICSDTLRLPLVGVGEATREKITQELEKLK
- a CDS encoding histone H1, whose amino-acid sequence is MANYERFTELKNLISGIEADADKFYNKGNSAAGTRVRKGLQDVKNLAQAIRLEIQESKNSK
- a CDS encoding aminotransferase class I/II-fold pyridoxal phosphate-dependent enzyme; translated protein: MDLFDKISKNMGPLGQHQKMAHGYFAFPKLEGEIAPHMKFRGKDHLVWSLNNYLGLANHPEVREADAKAAAEFGMAYPMGARMMSGNSNHHESLEKDLAEFVGKHDAFLLNYGYQGMVSIIDTLVDRNDVIVYDAESHACIIDGVRLHMGKRFVFQHNDMDSCRKQLERATRLAEQTGGGILVITEGVFGMSGAQGKLKEIVALKDEFKFRLLIDDAHGFGTMGKTGAGTHEAQDCIEGIDIYFGTFAKSMAGIGAFVASTEEIVNYLRYNMRSQTFAKALPMPMVLGLKKRLELLKGCPELREKLWNIATSLQNGLRERGFNLGVTNTMVTPVFLQGELNEATAITMDLRENYGIFCSIVVYPVIPKGLIELRIIPTAAHTLEDVQVTLDAFSKVFEKLKSGYYKEQSVVTA
- the ftsZ gene encoding cell division protein FtsZ; translated protein: MQFEMLKEKSSIIKVIGVGGGGGNAVNHMYRQGITGVDFIICNTDAQALELSPIPNKVQLGASLTEGMGAGSIPEVGKNSAIENIEDVKRMLGSTTKMLFITAGMGGGTGTGASPIIAKAAKELDILTVGIITTPFSFEGKRRKMQAEEGLEEFKKYVDSYLVISNDRLREIFGNLTLSAAFAQADNILTTAAKGIAEIITIPGYINVDFKDVRTVMNNSGVAIMGSYSAEGESRALRAVEGALASPLLKDNEIEGARYILLNISSGSREVSMDEVSIITDYIQEEAGLAADLIWGNCMDESLGEKLSVTIIATGFQTKEERALEKSNQKKVSMLTPENAPMVKPVNAFIEEEPELEVEETAEDTTPKYSAQVQADLFGGLFQKKAEEKKPSEPKVIRHTLQDEEPVKPEPTFEFGLKIAESEFQFNEPVTEELPQNAVDVHPVDTEETEVYNPDEDKTDESIEEQLRKSRERILRLKDLSMKLRTANGLQELENEPAYKRKQMALQQVPHSSESQISRFTLSNEEGITEIRPNNSFLHDNVD
- the ftsA gene encoding cell division protein FtsA, which encodes MEKGTSTLSKSSPIVVGLDIGTTKICVIVGRRSGHRKIEILGIGKTESAGVTRGVVSNIQKTVQGILQAVEDASSQSNVDIKIVNVGIAGQHIKSLQHRGIFTRKDLQNEIQRKDIDKLIEDMYKLVMPPGEEIIHVLPQEFTVDNEPGIKDPIGMAGVRLEANFHIISGHVSAVKNILKCVRNAGLETQELILEPLASSESVLSEEEKEAGVVLVDIGGGTTDIAIFHEGIIRHTAVIPFGGNSVTEDIREGCSVMRNQAELLKTRFGSALADENKENEIICVPGLRGREPKEISVKNLAYVIQARMEEIIEHVYYEIKASGYEKRLIAGIVITGGGAQLKHLPQLVEYVTGLDCRVGYPNEHLAKNEVLPKNIYDDLKSPLYATGIGLLIKGICKAEEMEEMLKQPGVYVEKPAPEKAKKSFGLFDKLLQTGARFIKDDIKDEDYIK
- a CDS encoding cell division protein FtsQ/DivIB, whose translation is MLKRIKWKRVLFAFIWLISLGGLVTLMSFISIRKSELKCSDLKVIIPGTTSFIDREEINRMVFESSGKLIGKPLNNINVQLVETVLKRNPYIRQAKVYIDMDGVVHLEIEQREPVLRIINFTNQDFYVDKDGFKIPYSSSYTPHVLVANGFIMESFNGSVDSLKTTVAKDLYKTASYMERDTLWKEQIEQMYVNEQKEIVLIPRVGDHRIVLGNADSLEVRLNNLLIFYKKAIPAVGWDAYKTINIKYTNQIVCEKNIRDSTNLAPVTTDSSSRDTTKY